The following are encoded together in the Candidatus Uhrbacteria bacterium genome:
- a CDS encoding MFS transporter produces the protein MRTNLLYKILITGYSFSIFSEAVILPIYAVFVQGIGGDILDAAGAMAVFLITQGLFTIVTHRFFWVHRHSIPVMVGGWAVWVSGIAMYLMVSNVLTLFIAQIFIALGNAIADPIFDKELARHTDHKNEEFEWGVFEGSQSIIQGVAAVIGGLIVSLFSFQVLIYLMVATATVSLGMIIFYYSKIRKDV, from the coding sequence ATGCGAACCAACCTATTGTATAAAATCTTGATAACAGGTTACTCATTTTCAATATTTTCAGAGGCGGTTATTTTACCCATTTATGCGGTGTTTGTGCAGGGCATTGGCGGTGATATTTTGGATGCAGCCGGGGCGATGGCTGTTTTTTTGATTACACAAGGATTATTCACGATTGTTACCCATCGTTTTTTCTGGGTTCATCGGCACAGCATTCCCGTGATGGTCGGCGGCTGGGCGGTGTGGGTATCCGGGATTGCTATGTACCTCATGGTTTCCAACGTCTTGACTTTGTTTATTGCCCAAATATTTATCGCCCTAGGAAACGCCATTGCCGATCCGATATTCGACAAAGAATTAGCTCGCCACACCGACCATAAAAATGAAGAATTTGAATGGGGAGTTTTTGAAGGTAGCCAATCGATCATTCAAGGGGTAGCCGCTGTAATTGGAGGACTCATCGTTTCTTTATTTAGTTTTCAGGTTTTGATTTATCTCATGGTTGCGACAGCGACTGTTTCTCTTGGGATGATCATTTTTTATTACTCGAAAATCCGGAAAGATGTATAG
- a CDS encoding aspartate/glutamate racemase family protein, whose product MKKPIVGVLGGLGPETTAKFYQSLIHKATTTSRPAVCIWSLPLNLQKEKEYIASGQHTSYYFHRLSQGQERLARAGCTHIVIPCNTVHEFYESLQATSPIPLTNIIELTAAEVARRGWTSCTVLMTSRTRATGLYQHALAKHHVAVSLPHPADQCLLDQAIMGLLGKHGGGMCGEFLQNMLARIGNTHIVLGCTDLQLACMSGENIVDSMDVLASHTAGLAKATHARPRARGVFGALHR is encoded by the coding sequence ATGAAAAAACCTATCGTTGGCGTCTTAGGAGGCCTCGGCCCAGAAACAACCGCCAAGTTCTACCAATCTCTCATCCATAAAGCTACTACGACGTCGCGTCCCGCCGTGTGTATTTGGAGTTTGCCGCTCAACCTTCAAAAAGAAAAAGAATACATCGCGAGCGGACAACACACGTCCTACTATTTTCATCGCCTCTCTCAAGGACAAGAACGGCTTGCACGTGCTGGCTGCACGCACATTGTTATTCCTTGCAACACGGTGCACGAGTTCTACGAATCGCTGCAAGCGACAAGTCCCATCCCTCTCACGAATATCATTGAGCTGACCGCCGCCGAAGTTGCGCGGCGCGGGTGGACATCGTGTACCGTTCTTATGACCAGCCGCACCAGAGCGACCGGATTGTACCAACATGCCTTAGCCAAACATCACGTCGCGGTGTCTCTTCCCCACCCGGCCGATCAGTGTCTGTTGGATCAGGCAATCATGGGACTACTCGGCAAGCATGGAGGGGGTATGTGTGGAGAATTTCTGCAAAATATGCTTGCGCGTATCGGTAACACGCACATAGTCTTGGGATGCACGGATCTCCAACTCGCCTGCATGTCCGGGGAGAACATCGTTGACAGTATGGATGTCCTCGCGAGCCATACGGCAGGCCTCGCAAAAGCCACTCACGCTAGACCACGCGCGCGAGGAGTTTTTGGCGCTCTTCATCGGTGA
- a CDS encoding 4a-hydroxytetrahydrobiopterin dehydratase, whose protein sequence is MKLHCVPCEGGATALSSENVRELVQQIDAQWKVEEERSIRREWKFKNFKDALAFANKVGEIAEAERHHPDLEIGWGRVKVSLRTHAANGLTENDFILARAIDQIPKM, encoded by the coding sequence ATGAAATTACACTGCGTGCCGTGCGAGGGCGGGGCTACCGCGCTTTCATCAGAGAACGTGCGGGAGTTAGTGCAACAAATTGACGCACAGTGGAAGGTGGAGGAAGAGCGCTCGATTCGGCGAGAATGGAAATTCAAAAACTTTAAGGACGCGCTGGCGTTTGCAAACAAGGTTGGAGAGATTGCGGAAGCCGAGAGGCATCACCCCGATCTTGAAATTGGCTGGGGCCGCGTGAAAGTTTCTCTCAGAACACACGCAGCGAATGGACTAACTGAAAACGATTTCATTCTTGCACGAGCAATTGATCAGATTCCGAAAATGTAA
- a CDS encoding inorganic diphosphatase produces the protein MTSAKDLLGNIVDVIVDRPLGSKHPTHDFTYLVNYGFVPGTQSPDGEELDAYLLGIDKPLQNFRGRCVAIIHRTNDDDDKLIVVPSDMTITDDQIRQATHFQEQYFHSEIIRTQEF, from the coding sequence ATGACCAGCGCAAAAGATCTCCTCGGTAATATAGTCGACGTCATAGTCGACCGTCCTCTCGGATCAAAACACCCAACGCACGACTTTACGTACCTAGTGAATTACGGCTTCGTCCCAGGGACGCAATCGCCCGATGGAGAGGAACTCGATGCGTATCTTTTGGGTATCGATAAGCCACTTCAAAACTTCCGTGGTCGGTGTGTCGCTATTATCCACCGAACCAACGACGATGACGACAAGCTGATCGTCGTACCGAGCGACATGACGATCACCGATGACCAAATCCGTCAGGCGACTCATTTTCAAGAACAGTACTTCCACTCCGAAATTATTCGCACGCAAGAGTTCTAG
- a CDS encoding FKBP-type peptidyl-prolyl cis-trans isomerase → MVLLPSVIVLLLVLLLVSKIDWQALEPAQEASPAIAPPADVVTETLAEGEGEGAATGDVLRVHYTGTLVDGTKFDSSLDRGVPFEVTLGTGAVIEGWERGLLGMKKGEKRRLTIPPELGYGDRQAGDIPPNSTLVFEVELLEINP, encoded by the coding sequence ATGGTTCTTCTTCCCTCCGTCATTGTTCTTCTGCTCGTACTTCTTCTTGTGAGCAAAATAGATTGGCAAGCTCTTGAACCAGCGCAAGAAGCGTCGCCGGCCATCGCCCCCCCGGCAGATGTTGTCACGGAGACGCTTGCAGAGGGCGAGGGCGAAGGGGCGGCAACAGGGGATGTTTTGCGCGTACACTATACGGGGACGTTGGTGGACGGAACGAAGTTTGATAGTTCGCTCGATCGTGGCGTGCCGTTTGAGGTGACGCTTGGCACTGGCGCCGTTATTGAGGGGTGGGAACGCGGACTTCTCGGTATGAAGAAAGGGGAGAAGCGCCGCCTCACTATTCCGCCAGAGCTTGGCTATGGAGACCGACAAGCGGGAGACATCCCGCCGAACTCCACGCTGGTTTTTGAGGTGGAGCTTTTGGAAATTAATCCTTAG
- a CDS encoding nucleoside monophosphate kinase, with protein sequence MATTHKILLFGKAGSGKDTQADLLAARLGLVNLSMGGILRAEVAGGSKTGKKIAHYLERGEIIPHDIGPRLMRSHVLEETTQRSGYVVSGFPRTLDSFQTYLAFDAPTALVVLHVPDEVARDRLIARRRHDDYEEAINKRLELFREVDEQTIAWAKTHTAIPVFEVNGALSVKHVHKTILEMVSESFTKE encoded by the coding sequence ATGGCTACCACACACAAAATACTCTTGTTCGGCAAAGCAGGGTCAGGCAAAGACACGCAGGCAGATTTGTTGGCCGCGCGGCTTGGGTTAGTCAATCTCTCCATGGGAGGCATTTTGCGCGCCGAAGTGGCAGGCGGATCGAAGACCGGCAAGAAAATCGCGCACTACTTGGAGCGAGGTGAGATCATTCCTCATGATATCGGCCCGCGATTGATGAGGTCCCATGTGTTGGAAGAGACCACGCAGCGGTCCGGATATGTTGTGTCGGGTTTTCCACGCACATTGGACAGCTTCCAAACTTACCTGGCGTTTGATGCGCCCACGGCACTCGTCGTATTACACGTGCCCGACGAAGTCGCACGCGATCGACTGATCGCTCGCAGGCGACACGATGATTACGAGGAGGCAATCAACAAACGCTTAGAATTGTTTCGAGAAGTAGACGAGCAGACCATTGCGTGGGCCAAAACACATACCGCTATTCCGGTGTTTGAGGTCAATGGTGCCTTGTCTGTGAAACACGTGCACAAGACAATCCTTGAGATGGTCTCCGAATCGTTTACCAAAGAGTAA
- a CDS encoding YihY/virulence factor BrkB family protein: protein MPSTFSLWLRAFRHIHFESPLSLHVSSLSLNMLFGIFPMALVTLILFHVTGMSESAGWTGVIPPSTMTWFETLRENTLPPIISMSFVLLVWAAARLFRGLMRNLDAVYGTHTTRRWYVHVFGSLLLTLLASLAFLLLSSALIIGEWAFAALSLPMPELTLWIIAAVAGVLICTTLYHLLPAHLSSVWHRHLFGGCLAVAVWLAGTVTFQWLVPHMPSLKIYGVLSSAIVLIMYIQICAYAFLIGAYINHLRQSRRY, encoded by the coding sequence ATGCCATCAACTTTTTCCCTCTGGCTTCGCGCCTTCCGCCACATTCATTTTGAATCTCCGTTAAGCCTTCACGTCTCCTCGCTGAGCCTCAACATGCTGTTTGGGATTTTTCCCATGGCACTTGTGACGCTTATTCTTTTTCATGTCACCGGCATGTCCGAATCGGCAGGCTGGACAGGAGTCATCCCTCCCTCAACGATGACGTGGTTTGAGACACTTCGGGAGAACACCCTTCCTCCCATTATTTCGATGAGCTTTGTCCTCCTCGTGTGGGCGGCAGCACGACTGTTCCGCGGACTCATGCGTAACCTGGACGCTGTCTATGGGACGCATACAACCCGGCGTTGGTATGTCCATGTCTTTGGCTCGCTCCTCCTCACCCTCCTGGCAAGTCTTGCCTTCCTCCTCCTCTCGAGTGCCTTGATTATTGGCGAGTGGGCATTCGCCGCCCTTTCTCTCCCTATGCCCGAGCTCACCCTTTGGATCATTGCCGCGGTTGCGGGCGTTCTCATCTGTACCACGCTTTATCATTTGCTCCCCGCCCACCTTTCTTCCGTATGGCATCGGCATCTTTTTGGGGGGTGCCTTGCCGTGGCCGTATGGCTTGCGGGAACGGTCACTTTCCAATGGCTTGTCCCGCATATGCCGAGCCTCAAAATCTACGGCGTCCTCTCGAGCGCTATCGTGCTTATCATGTACATCCAGATTTGCGCCTACGCCTTTTTGATCGGCGCCTACATAAACCACCTGCGCCAGTCCCGCCGTTATTAA
- a CDS encoding SIMPL domain-containing protein (The SIMPL domain is named for its presence in mouse protein SIMPL (signalling molecule that associates with mouse pelle-like kinase). Bacterial member BP26, from Brucella, was shown to assemble into a channel-like structure, while YggE from E. coli has been associated with resistance to oxidative stress.): MNFSDQPRMERALYAAIILLALFLAVSSLLSLLKAREIGKPVPYEHQITVTGEARVGQVPDIATVTLGVETKEKDVAAAQEKNTQIGNTLLQKIKELGIPEADVQTSQYNVYEDNRWNQEKNELESVGWIVSQTITVKVRDTGKVSPLLAMAGKNGATSISGPNLTVDDSTDAKDVARKEAIEKAKEQAEIIRTSLELKNMKIVGYSEGFNEGVPPMYYARESLGMGGGGAAPDIAPGTIEGTMIVYLTYSIDK; this comes from the coding sequence ATGAATTTCTCCGACCAACCACGCATGGAGCGTGCGCTCTACGCGGCCATTATCCTGCTCGCGCTCTTTCTTGCAGTCTCATCCCTCTTGAGCCTTCTTAAGGCCAGAGAGATCGGTAAGCCTGTTCCCTATGAGCACCAAATCACCGTGACCGGCGAGGCGCGGGTGGGTCAGGTGCCCGACATTGCCACCGTTACGCTTGGCGTAGAGACAAAAGAAAAAGATGTCGCTGCGGCGCAAGAGAAAAACACACAGATCGGTAACACTCTCTTGCAGAAGATCAAGGAGCTTGGCATTCCCGAGGCCGATGTGCAAACTAGCCAATACAACGTGTACGAAGATAACCGCTGGAATCAAGAGAAGAATGAGTTGGAATCCGTTGGTTGGATAGTAAGTCAAACTATTACGGTGAAGGTGCGCGACACAGGCAAAGTCTCGCCGCTTCTTGCGATGGCTGGCAAAAACGGGGCCACGAGCATCTCCGGACCAAACTTAACCGTAGACGATTCAACCGATGCCAAAGATGTCGCGCGTAAAGAGGCGATCGAAAAAGCCAAAGAGCAAGCCGAGATCATCCGCACAAGCCTCGAACTCAAAAACATGAAAATCGTGGGCTATAGTGAGGGGTTCAATGAGGGCGTGCCGCCGATGTACTACGCGAGGGAAAGTCTTGGGATGGGAGGCGGCGGTGCGGCGCCTGATATTGCACCGGGAACGATTGAGGGGACTATGATTGTGTATCTCACCTACTCTATAGATAAATAG
- a CDS encoding rRNA pseudouridine synthase, whose amino-acid sequence MDTVRLNKFLVDAGVCSRREADRLIEAGKVKVNGAPAVLGQKVLPTDHVRVLGRTAHIKRERVYLAYHKPVGVICTSDPTARDNIIEAVGYPDRVFHIGRLDVASSGLILLTNDGGIVNKILRAEGKHEKEYIVRVERPITAAFVERMQKGVMLDGQKTLPAKVARMGADIFSLTLVEGRNRQIRRMCEALGFKTVSLKRIRVMHITLDNLPPGKWRMLTDEERQKLLARVV is encoded by the coding sequence ATGGACACTGTTCGGCTGAACAAATTTTTGGTAGATGCGGGCGTGTGCTCGCGGCGCGAGGCCGACCGGCTGATTGAGGCTGGCAAAGTAAAGGTGAATGGCGCACCGGCTGTTCTTGGGCAAAAAGTTCTCCCGACCGACCACGTACGCGTGCTTGGGCGGACGGCGCACATAAAAAGAGAGCGCGTGTATTTGGCGTATCACAAACCTGTAGGGGTGATTTGCACAAGCGATCCCACCGCGCGTGACAATATTATTGAGGCCGTGGGGTATCCCGATCGTGTATTTCATATCGGACGTTTGGACGTGGCCTCATCTGGACTCATCCTTCTCACCAATGATGGGGGAATTGTGAATAAAATCTTGCGCGCGGAAGGGAAGCATGAAAAAGAATACATCGTGCGCGTGGAACGCCCGATCACGGCTGCGTTTGTGGAGCGGATGCAGAAAGGGGTGATGCTCGATGGGCAGAAGACGCTTCCCGCAAAGGTTGCGCGTATGGGAGCGGATATTTTTTCTCTCACGCTTGTGGAGGGACGCAATCGCCAAATCCGCCGCATGTGCGAAGCGCTTGGATTCAAGACCGTGTCTCTTAAGCGCATCCGTGTGATGCACATCACGCTCGACAACCTCCCGCCCGGCAAGTGGCGCATGCTCACCGATGAAGAGCGCCAAAAACTCCTCGCGCGCGTGGTCTAG
- the typA gene encoding translational GTPase TypA yields MEKRTDIRNVAIIAHVDHGKTTLVDALLKQSNTFRNAEAMGTTIMDSNELERERGITIFSKNAAIVWNGVKINIVDTPGHADFGGEVERIMSMVDGCLLLVDAKEGPMPQTKFVLKKAIAAGHKVVVVINKIDKKDARPEWVLNKTFDLFVDLGATDEQANFPVIYASAIQGLAGRTPELSLMKDVTAIYETIVSDIPGPTVDADGPMQMSVVNVQYDAYKGRLAVGRLVRGTMQTGQSVTHIHRDGTQAAGRVTTIEVFAGLARTSAEEVHAGDILAVAGIEDVGIGETLADAEAPEALPVLEIEEPTVKMTFAVNTSPFAGREGEFATSRHLKARLDRELQNDVALRVEEGSGEGAFIVSGRGELHLAILIEKMRREGYELQVSRPQVIMKTVNKVEMEPFEQVSIEVPENMAGIVIEHMGKRRGEMNDMKVEGPTAFLEFEIPTRGLIGFRNEFLTDTKGQGIMNSLLLGYRPRTGEVATGVHGSMISMENGATMGYALTNLQERGMLFLGPGVEVYEGMVVGEHSRPEDIEVNPCKEKKLSNMRSKGDGVSVGLAPYRDMTLEQCLEYIGDDELVEVTPKNIRMRKAILVSHLRRRANAAAL; encoded by the coding sequence ATGGAAAAACGCACAGACATCCGAAACGTGGCAATCATTGCCCATGTGGACCACGGCAAGACGACGCTGGTGGACGCGCTTCTGAAACAGTCCAACACTTTCCGCAACGCCGAGGCCATGGGAACGACGATCATGGACTCAAACGAGCTCGAGCGCGAGCGCGGGATTACGATTTTCAGCAAGAATGCCGCCATCGTGTGGAATGGCGTGAAGATCAATATTGTAGATACGCCGGGGCACGCGGATTTCGGTGGCGAGGTGGAGCGCATTATGAGCATGGTGGACGGGTGTCTTCTGCTTGTTGACGCGAAGGAGGGGCCGATGCCGCAGACAAAATTCGTGTTGAAAAAAGCCATTGCAGCCGGACACAAAGTGGTGGTGGTTATCAACAAGATTGATAAGAAGGATGCGCGGCCCGAATGGGTTCTGAACAAGACGTTTGATCTGTTTGTAGATTTGGGAGCGACCGATGAGCAAGCGAACTTTCCGGTTATTTATGCCTCGGCTATCCAGGGACTTGCGGGGCGCACACCGGAGCTCTCTCTCATGAAAGATGTGACGGCGATTTACGAAACGATCGTGTCGGACATTCCTGGGCCCACTGTGGATGCAGACGGCCCCATGCAGATGTCGGTGGTGAACGTCCAATATGATGCGTATAAGGGCCGGCTTGCGGTAGGACGACTGGTGCGCGGCACGATGCAGACAGGACAAAGCGTGACGCACATCCACCGTGATGGCACACAAGCCGCAGGGAGGGTGACAACGATCGAGGTGTTTGCCGGATTGGCACGCACGTCGGCAGAGGAAGTCCACGCCGGGGATATTTTGGCAGTTGCGGGCATCGAAGATGTGGGGATTGGGGAAACACTCGCCGATGCGGAGGCGCCCGAGGCACTGCCGGTACTGGAAATTGAAGAACCTACCGTGAAGATGACGTTTGCCGTCAATACGTCGCCGTTTGCGGGGCGCGAAGGGGAGTTTGCGACTTCACGTCACTTGAAGGCGCGGCTCGACCGTGAGTTGCAGAATGATGTAGCGCTCCGTGTGGAGGAAGGAAGCGGCGAAGGAGCTTTTATTGTTTCCGGCCGCGGGGAACTTCACTTGGCGATCTTGATAGAAAAAATGCGTCGGGAAGGATATGAACTGCAGGTATCGCGTCCTCAAGTCATCATGAAGACCGTAAATAAGGTGGAGATGGAGCCATTCGAGCAGGTTTCCATCGAGGTGCCAGAAAACATGGCGGGCATTGTGATTGAGCATATGGGCAAGCGCCGGGGAGAGATGAATGACATGAAGGTTGAGGGTCCAACCGCGTTTCTTGAATTTGAAATTCCTACGCGCGGGCTCATCGGATTTCGTAATGAGTTTCTTACCGACACGAAGGGGCAGGGGATCATGAACAGTCTGCTGTTGGGGTACCGTCCACGGACGGGCGAGGTGGCGACGGGGGTGCACGGGTCCATGATTTCGATGGAGAATGGAGCTACGATGGGGTATGCGCTGACGAATTTGCAAGAGCGCGGGATGCTCTTCTTGGGGCCGGGGGTTGAGGTATACGAAGGCATGGTTGTGGGGGAACACTCGCGTCCTGAAGATATTGAGGTCAATCCCTGTAAAGAAAAAAAACTGAGCAATATGCGCAGCAAAGGGGACGGCGTGTCCGTCGGCCTCGCGCCGTACCGCGATATGACGCTCGAGCAATGCTTGGAGTATATTGGAGACGATGAACTGGTCGAGGTGACCCCGAAAAATATTCGTATGCGAAAGGCCATCCTTGTATCTCACCTTCGCCGCCGCGCGAATGCGGCGGCTCTGTAA
- a CDS encoding FAD-binding oxidoreductase, which yields MKEECFWITSSPRTVFSENHVPRQVDVVVIGADTAGTTAAYELARAGSRVLLLDEHEVGSGMTAGSIGGLISLAGASLAECIRRGGFPRARRFADAVFSALESSRRLIEQERLVCALHESPTLLLGQTPLTAASVHEEYAAWRAVGTPVEWMESNDIRDAYPMLRALCALSFSRGCTINPVAFVRGLAKRAEGMGVAVCEGVSVLAWSQEGEAITIKTSHGEVRTRHLFLCRAAENVSLYETMIVTEPVELLRGWSHGEVLANALPLPDCSRWLPDGRILFTSGRTRGLSSSDQTLHESALLLRRLFADWYDMRPPAIAATWTRAVPPGHHIFPVLTRKSKNIVVASGGNVDQLALFVQAGISGAKMIQGAPVPYEELFTSEKEKPLRVWAEGVFPPWVSRVAAQVRLDDERADDAQAREPMHFSMR from the coding sequence GTGAAGGAGGAATGTTTTTGGATCACCAGCAGCCCGCGCACGGTTTTTTCGGAAAATCACGTACCGCGTCAGGTGGATGTGGTTGTCATTGGGGCCGATACGGCCGGTACGACAGCCGCGTATGAGCTCGCGCGTGCCGGGAGCCGTGTTCTTCTTTTGGATGAGCATGAGGTTGGGTCGGGCATGACCGCGGGGAGTATAGGCGGGCTTATCAGCCTTGCAGGCGCTTCGCTTGCAGAATGCATACGCCGTGGAGGATTTCCACGCGCCCGCCGATTTGCCGACGCCGTTTTTTCCGCTCTTGAGAGCTCGCGTCGGCTTATCGAACAGGAGCGGCTTGTCTGTGCGCTTCACGAAAGCCCGACGCTTCTTTTAGGGCAAACGCCGCTTACGGCGGCCTCTGTTCATGAAGAGTATGCTGCGTGGCGAGCTGTCGGGACTCCTGTCGAATGGATGGAGTCGAATGATATTCGTGATGCGTACCCCATGCTTCGCGCCTTGTGCGCTCTTTCTTTTTCGCGAGGGTGCACGATTAACCCCGTGGCGTTTGTACGGGGTTTAGCGAAGAGAGCAGAGGGGATGGGAGTGGCAGTGTGTGAAGGCGTCTCTGTTCTCGCGTGGAGTCAAGAGGGAGAAGCTATCACGATAAAGACTTCTCACGGGGAAGTACGCACGCGCCATCTTTTCTTGTGCAGGGCGGCAGAGAATGTGTCACTCTACGAGACGATGATTGTGACGGAACCCGTGGAGCTTCTGCGCGGATGGTCGCACGGAGAGGTCCTTGCCAATGCTTTGCCACTCCCGGATTGTTCCCGATGGCTTCCCGACGGCCGCATCCTCTTTACTTCCGGACGAACGCGCGGTCTTTCATCGAGCGATCAGACGTTACATGAATCAGCGCTGCTTCTGCGCCGTTTATTTGCGGATTGGTATGACATGCGTCCACCCGCGATTGCCGCTACATGGACGCGCGCGGTTCCTCCCGGACATCACATTTTTCCCGTTCTTACACGTAAGAGCAAGAATATTGTGGTTGCGTCGGGCGGGAATGTGGATCAACTGGCACTCTTTGTGCAGGCGGGGATAAGCGGAGCGAAGATGATTCAGGGCGCGCCAGTTCCGTACGAGGAGCTCTTTACTTCTGAAAAAGAAAAACCCCTTCGCGTATGGGCAGAAGGAGTTTTCCCGCCATGGGTTTCGCGTGTGGCCGCACAAGTGCGGCTTGACGACGAACGCGCAGATGATGCCCAGGCGCGAGAGCCTATGCATTTTTCAATGCGGTAA
- the rpmB gene encoding 50S ribosomal protein L28, giving the protein MAKQCIITGKSIMKGFTVSHSNRHVKRAFRPNLQKKRLRNPATGRMVTVTISARGLRTLEKWIAAGRAIDLTALKNA; this is encoded by the coding sequence ATGGCGAAACAATGCATCATCACGGGAAAATCCATCATGAAAGGCTTCACCGTAAGCCACTCCAACCGTCATGTGAAACGCGCATTTCGTCCCAATCTTCAGAAGAAACGTCTGCGCAACCCTGCAACAGGACGCATGGTAACGGTCACCATCTCGGCACGCGGACTTCGCACGCTGGAAAAATGGATTGCTGCAGGACGCGCGATTGACCTTACCGCATTGAAAAATGCATAG
- a CDS encoding sigma-70 family RNA polymerase sigma factor: MTPQEKFLEGYDKYADAIFRHCLFRIFSRERAEELAQEVFTRTWAVMCRGEHILNFRAYLYRVANHLVIDEVRKKRPSLTVDELLEKGIEPSTDEHKRLPDLLEGRRILERLEQLPEDDREVLLLRYVDGLGPKEIADLLHCEPNTVSVRIHRAVKRLRDLYV; this comes from the coding sequence ATGACGCCCCAAGAGAAGTTCCTGGAAGGCTACGACAAGTACGCAGATGCGATCTTTCGACACTGCCTGTTTCGCATCTTTTCCCGCGAACGGGCGGAAGAACTAGCTCAGGAAGTTTTTACCCGCACATGGGCGGTTATGTGTCGAGGAGAGCACATCCTTAATTTCCGCGCGTACCTCTACCGTGTGGCGAATCATCTCGTGATTGACGAGGTGCGGAAGAAGAGGCCCTCCCTCACGGTAGACGAACTGCTGGAAAAGGGGATTGAGCCCTCTACGGACGAACACAAGCGCCTTCCGGACCTTCTCGAGGGACGTCGAATTTTAGAAAGACTGGAACAGCTGCCGGAGGACGATCGCGAAGTCCTTCTTCTGCGCTATGTGGACGGACTCGGTCCCAAAGAAATCGCCGACCTTCTTCATTGCGAACCCAACACGGTCTCTGTGCGAATCCACCGGGCCGTGAAACGTCTGCGTGACCTCTATGTTTAA
- a CDS encoding class I SAM-dependent methyltransferase: MNNERVIQIYDKIAEEYARRYDPIESEEDLVFLKTFLDHLKPGSYVADIGCGTGYSTGYFTKHGMSAEGIDLSSSMIAIAKRNYPEISFSVQDLRLWMPKKSVNAVWAGYCLFHLEQDDFEKTLANIRSYLKPGGVFGLVMQEGEGQLEADEPLLRGAKIYIHLYTEESLRQILERHGFTVVEVKRKKPMYAMEFAYNKLLIIAT, from the coding sequence ATGAACAATGAGCGGGTGATCCAAATCTACGACAAGATCGCGGAAGAATATGCGCGGAGATACGATCCGATTGAATCCGAAGAGGACCTTGTCTTTCTAAAAACATTCTTAGACCATCTGAAACCCGGCTCTTATGTTGCCGATATCGGTTGTGGAACTGGCTACTCAACTGGATACTTCACCAAGCATGGAATGAGCGCCGAGGGCATTGACTTGTCCTCCAGCATGATTGCCATTGCAAAAAGAAATTATCCAGAGATTTCTTTTTCGGTTCAAGATCTAAGACTCTGGATGCCGAAAAAATCTGTCAACGCAGTCTGGGCCGGGTACTGCCTTTTTCATCTTGAACAAGACGACTTTGAAAAAACGCTCGCTAACATTCGATCCTACCTAAAACCGGGAGGTGTATTCGGCCTTGTGATGCAGGAAGGCGAGGGACAGCTGGAAGCGGACGAACCACTTCTTCGAGGAGCAAAAATTTACATTCACCTGTATACAGAAGAAAGTCTCAGACAGATTTTGGAAAGGCATGGCTTTACCGTTGTTGAAGTGAAAAGAAAAAAACCCATGTATGCAATGGAATTTGCTTATAACAAGTTGTTGATCATAGCGACATGA
- a CDS encoding DUF378 domain-containing protein, with protein sequence MCGVHKVSCVLVFVGAINWGLVGLFDYNLVNAILGGWAGVERVVYVLVGLAGLAMLGTHKCKMCKA encoded by the coding sequence ATGTGCGGGGTACACAAAGTGAGTTGCGTGCTCGTGTTTGTCGGAGCTATTAATTGGGGTCTCGTGGGATTGTTCGACTACAATCTTGTAAACGCCATTTTGGGCGGATGGGCGGGTGTAGAGCGCGTGGTGTACGTGCTTGTCGGTTTGGCCGGATTAGCGATGCTTGGGACGCATAAATGTAAGATGTGTAAAGCGTAA